In Eubalaena glacialis isolate mEubGla1 chromosome 3, mEubGla1.1.hap2.+ XY, whole genome shotgun sequence, the following are encoded in one genomic region:
- the XKR8 gene encoding XK-related protein 8 codes for MPWSPRAALFWDLVLGVLGTLAFVIDLGADLWAASQYVLSGRYLWAALVLALLGLASVALQLFSWVWLRADLSSPHAPRPPGHCLALLHVLQLGYLYRCVQGLRQGLLVWRQEVPSEFDLAYADFLSLDISMLRLFETFLEMTPQLTLVLAIMLQSGSAEYYQWVSICTSFVGISWALLDYHRALRTCLPSKPLLGLGASVIYFLWNLLLLWPRVLVVALFSALFPRYVALHFLGLWLVLLFWVWLQGTDFMPDPCSEWLYRATVATILYFSWFNVAEGRTRGRATIHLAFLLNDSLLLVVAWVTQSTWLPSGCLLQRLLPAAGACFLLGLALRLAYYRWLHPSCRWEPDQLDGTWGLRSLEGRQLPQNRRMAHLAKNFFPKSRDEGALPWKGEVNGVL; via the exons ATGCCCTGGTCGCCACGCGCCGCTCTCTTCTGGGACCTGGTCCTGGGCGTATTGGGCACCCTCGCCTTCGTGATCGACCTGGGCGCCGACCTGTGGGCCGCGAGCCAGTATGTGCTCAGCGGTCGCTACCTGTGGGCCGCGCTAGTGCTGGCGCTGTTGGGCCTCGCCTCAGTCGCGCTGCAGCTCTTCAGCTGGGTCTGGCTGCGCGCCGACCTCTCCAGCCCGCACGCGCCGCGGCCCCCAGGCCACTGCCTGGCGCTGTTGCATGTCCTGCAGCTGGGCTACCTGTACAG GTGCGTGCAGGGGCTGCGGCAGGGGCTGCTGGTGTGGCGGCAGGAGGTGCCCTCCGAGTTCGACTTGGCCTATGCCGACTTCCTCTCCCTGGACATCAGCATGCTGCGGCTCTTTGAGACCTTCCTGGAGATGACACCGCAGCTCACACTGGTGCTGGCCATCATGCTGCAGAGCGGCAGCGCCGAGTACTACCAGT GGGTCAGCATCTGCACGTCCTTTGTGGGTATCTCGTGGGCACTGCTTGACTACCACCGGGCCCTGCGCACCTGCCTCCCCTCCAAGCCCCTCCTGGGGCTGGGTGCCTCCGTGATCTACTTCCTGTGGAACCTGCTGCTGCTGTGGCCCCGAGTCCTGGTCGTGGCCCTGTTCTCAGCCCTCTTCCCCCGCTATGTGGCCCTGCACTTCTTGGGCCTGTGGCTGGTGCTGCTGTTCTGGGTCTGGCTTCAGGGCACGGACTTTATGCCAGATCCCTGCTCCGAGTGGCTGTACCGGGCGACGGTGGCCACCATCCTTTATTTCTCCTGGTTCAACGTGGCTGAGGGCCGCACCCGAGGCCGTGCTACCATCCACCTGGCGTTCCTCCTGAATGACAGTCTTCTGCTGGTGGTCGCCTGGGTGACTCAGAGCACCTGGCTGCCCAGCGGGTGCCTGTTGCAGAGGCTGCTGCCCGCGGCCGGCGCCTGCTTCCTCCTGGGGCTGGCTCTGCGGCTGGCCTACTACCGCTGGCTGCACCCCAGCTGCCGCTGGGAGCCTGACCAGTTGGACGGGACCTGGGGTCTGCGCTCCCTCGAGGGGCGTCAGCTGCCTCAGAACAGGCGCATGGCCCATTTGGCTAAGAACTTTTTCCCCAAAAGTAGGGATGAGGGTGCTTTGCCGTGGAAGGGAGAGGTGAATGGTGTCCTTTGA